The window GTCACCCACCATCGGTATCCCATCTACGGTATCTGGAATGTCAATTCCTGCGAGATGCAGGAGTGTCGGCATTACATCTTGCCATCCGACGAGTCGGTCATCCACTCTGTGATGTCCTACGCGTTCATCGCCTGCGGTGCCAACGAGGAGCATAGGAACGTTGGTGGAATCCTCATAATAGAGTCGTTTCGCCCACATCCGATGATTTCCGAGCATGTCGCCATGGTCAGAGGTAAACAACAGAATCGTATTGTTCAGTAGTCCTTCCTCCCGTAAAGTACCAATGACAACGCGCAATTGATGGTCGATCTGTGTACAGAGTGCATAAAAGGCTTGGCGTGCCGAACGAATCTGGTCTTCTGTAAAATGCTTGTCCTGTTTCTGTCGCGCCTTTAGAGGTAACGGTAGCTGCTCAGTTTGCTTCGCCCATTCGCCACAATATGGCATATCCACATCAATATCGCGATACATATCCATGTAGCACTGAAGCGGTGCCAAGGGTGGATGTGGATGGCAATAGGAAAGGTACCAGAACCCGGGACGTGTTGGATCGCGGCGTTTAATCATCCGCACCATCTGCTGCGTGCTCCAGTTTGTGATATGACAGTCTTCAGGGAGATGCCAAGGACGGTTGAGATAATCGTTGTTACACATCCCGTGCGCGAACTGTTGGCCTGCATAGCCTCTGTCACCGAGGAAAAGCTCATAGTCATCGACCACGCCGTGCTGCAGTCTACCTTCCTCACCTAACAGCACGTCATCGAAACCGATACGGCTCCGCTGGGGATGGATGTGCAACTTGCCGACAGCGTAGGCTTGATACCCTGCATCCCGGAAGGTCTGTGCGATTGTTGGGAGCCCATTTAATCCTTGACGGTCGTTGAAAACTCTGTCTTTATGGGTTCGTGTTGTTGTGCCGGTCATCAACGTTTTTCGCGCTGGAACGCACACGGGGCACTCGCTGTAACCGCGTGTGAAACGGGTGCCAGCGCGAGCAAGTGTGTCCAGCGTCGGTGTTTGGATGGCAGGATGTCCACTGATGCCTAATAACGAGTTGGGCCAATGATCTGTCGAAATCAAAAGAACATGTGGTTTGTCGCTCATAGTTATCCTTATTTATCGATCATACCGCGCAAAGTAAAAGGTTATGAGCGGTTCATTTGTATCATTGATGAGACTATGCCCCGGATTTGACGAAGCCACGGAAACAGCATCACCCGGCATCTGCCGATAAACATTCTTGCTGACGACGTGGATGCCATTGCCTTCAAGCATATACCAAACCTCATCCATATCGGGACCGTGACCATGTGTATCAGGTGTTTGCATCGCTTCAATCCGAACCACCAACACAGAATGCAGGACTACTAAACCGTCATCTTGACCGAAAATCGGATGCACAAGATGCGTCCAATGCCCTTGTCCTAAGGGTCGTTCGCGGTAGTTTCTGATGGGTAAACACCGCTCGTCAAATTTCATACGCATTATCATA of the Candidatus Poribacteria bacterium genome contains:
- a CDS encoding sulfatase-like hydrolase/transferase, producing MSDKPHVLLISTDHWPNSLLGISGHPAIQTPTLDTLARAGTRFTRGYSECPVCVPARKTLMTGTTTRTHKDRVFNDRQGLNGLPTIAQTFRDAGYQAYAVGKLHIHPQRSRIGFDDVLLGEEGRLQHGVVDDYELFLGDRGYAGQQFAHGMCNNDYLNRPWHLPEDCHITNWSTQQMVRMIKRRDPTRPGFWYLSYCHPHPPLAPLQCYMDMYRDIDVDMPYCGEWAKQTEQLPLPLKARQKQDKHFTEDQIRSARQAFYALCTQIDHQLRVVIGTLREEGLLNNTILLFTSDHGDMLGNHRMWAKRLYYEDSTNVPMLLVGTAGDERVGHHRVDDRLVGWQDVMPTLLHLAGIDIPDTVDGIPMVGDEKRDWLYGEIGEGGSATRMIHEGRFKLIYYATGNYRQLFDLEKDPRELNDLADSSAHAEILERLTNHLIGELYGDDEDWIEDGKLVGLPDRAYRPSPNRALSGQRGLHWPPPPSAGR
- a CDS encoding cupin domain-containing protein, whose protein sequence is MRMKFDERCLPIRNYRERPLGQGHWTHLVHPIFGQDDGLVVLHSVLVVRIEAMQTPDTHGHGPDMDEVWYMLEGNGIHVVSKNVYRQMPGDAVSVASSNPGHSLINDTNEPLITFYFARYDR